In one window of Lewinella sp. 4G2 DNA:
- a CDS encoding helix-turn-helix domain-containing protein: MLWYLSQEKLRFNQIKKLIPEITDKTLTDQLKKLEKDKLIVRVEIKSKEPKIVEYSLTDFGESLNPLLQLMVDWSHQFFKEEGKIIFQ, encoded by the coding sequence ATACTCTGGTATCTTAGTCAGGAGAAGCTTCGGTTTAACCAAATCAAAAAATTGATTCCCGAAATCACTGACAAAACTCTTACAGATCAACTGAAAAAACTCGAAAAAGATAAATTAATAGTTAGAGTAGAGATTAAAAGTAAGGAGCCAAAAATAGTAGAATATAGTTTAACCGATTTTGGGGAAAGTTTAAATCCACTCTTACAATTGATGGTCGATTGGAGTCATCAGTTTTTTAAGGAAGAGGGGAAAATTATATTTCAATAG
- a CDS encoding putative toxin-antitoxin system toxin component, PIN family, with the protein MRVVLDTNSLIVSIGRKSKFRPIFDSLLHGQITLVVSNDVLSEYVEILEQRTNAIVAENIGNFLMRSPDVNKIEIYFKWAAIYADAHDNKFVDCALNGNAQFIVTDDKHLNVLKETEFPKMKVIRTRDFLNMISEQDGL; encoded by the coding sequence GTGAGAGTTGTATTAGATACAAATAGCCTGATCGTTTCAATTGGTCGAAAATCTAAATTCCGTCCAATATTTGATTCACTTCTCCACGGTCAAATCACTTTGGTCGTTTCTAATGATGTTCTTTCCGAATACGTTGAAATACTAGAGCAAAGAACAAATGCAATAGTTGCAGAAAACATTGGTAACTTCTTGATGAGGTCGCCTGACGTGAATAAGATTGAAATATATTTTAAATGGGCCGCAATATACGCGGATGCGCATGATAACAAATTTGTCGATTGTGCACTCAATGGAAATGCTCAATTCATTGTGACTGATGACAAGCACTTAAATGTTTTGAAGGAAACTGAATTCCCAAAGATGAAAGTCATCAGAACCAGAGACTTTTTGAATATGATTAGTGAGCAGGATGGATTATAG
- a CDS encoding SDR family NAD(P)-dependent oxidoreductase: MKTAIIIGYGPGVSHYVGHLLGGRGYRLGIISRSKDRLEKYSSSNMIKGVSTTFRVADAYDTDRLLQAVSELVAELGGVDLIIYNAAALKMRGILEDNISEMLDDYKITVLNGLEVVKSNIQHLSDKRGTVIFTGAVFSENPSSDFGSLSLGKASLKNLVYQLNPLLNKHNINVGLITIMGHMHEGADKYHPSSVAEKYIELLDDPSKTEIIY; encoded by the coding sequence ATGAAGACAGCTATCATAATTGGATACGGACCTGGGGTAAGTCACTATGTAGGTCATCTATTGGGAGGCAGAGGTTATCGACTAGGCATCATAAGTAGAAGTAAAGATAGACTAGAAAAATATTCCAGCTCCAACATGATAAAAGGAGTTTCTACTACGTTTAGGGTGGCAGATGCATATGATACGGACAGATTACTGCAAGCAGTTAGTGAACTTGTCGCTGAACTTGGAGGTGTTGATCTCATTATCTATAATGCTGCTGCGTTAAAGATGCGTGGTATTTTAGAGGATAATATATCAGAAATGTTAGATGACTACAAAATTACTGTTTTGAATGGTCTTGAGGTAGTTAAAAGTAATATTCAACATCTATCTGACAAGAGGGGTACAGTAATTTTCACAGGTGCTGTTTTTTCGGAAAATCCTAGTTCTGATTTTGGTTCCCTGTCTTTAGGAAAGGCTTCATTGAAAAATCTTGTCTACCAACTTAACCCATTATTGAATAAGCACAATATAAATGTGGGCTTGATAACTATCATGGGCCATATGCATGAAGGTGCAGATAAATATCACCCGAGTAGTGTCGCAGAGAAGTATATTGAGTTACTAGACGACCCCTCAAAAACTGAAATTATTTACTAA
- a CDS encoding integrase core domain-containing protein, with translation MFSDPGSPSQNGRHERMHRDLKAECCSPGQVDLRTQNRSMNLFVKEYNEMRPHEALDMRTPAAVHDWSSRQYKQKVRAPEYGADMSVRKVSLSGALRWKSYEYLSICNALAGKYIGVKSLPNRVYEIYYRQECLGCFQEGSEVVNGRYYLLSSDRDLPERYRDTKARKRR, from the coding sequence GTGTTTAGCGATCCTGGGAGCCCTTCACAAAACGGGCGTCACGAAAGAATGCACCGAGATTTAAAGGCGGAATGCTGTAGTCCAGGTCAGGTCGACCTAAGGACTCAGAATCGCTCTATGAACTTATTTGTGAAGGAGTATAACGAGATGCGGCCTCACGAAGCATTAGACATGCGGACACCCGCTGCAGTACATGATTGGTCGTCGAGACAGTATAAGCAGAAGGTACGTGCTCCTGAATATGGAGCGGACATGTCAGTGCGTAAGGTGTCATTGAGCGGCGCTTTGCGCTGGAAGTCCTACGAATACCTTAGTATCTGCAACGCACTAGCGGGGAAGTACATCGGAGTAAAGTCATTACCTAATCGAGTATACGAAATCTACTATCGGCAGGAATGCTTAGGATGCTTTCAAGAGGGTAGTGAAGTGGTCAATGGTCGATATTACCTGTTGAGTTCAGATCGAGATTTACCGGAGCGCTATCGGGACACGAAGGCTCGGAAACGTCGATAG
- a CDS encoding helix-turn-helix domain-containing protein: MDQQQSFIRDCLTDEYSFSSLCRAYKISRQAGYNLVARYQAEGDNCFAQRSRRPSSSPNATPDYIIDRIKFWRLRKDKNQWGARKIRVKLLEEYIEEAVPSTTTINNILKREKLITPNKRRRLVEPQRPVFDPCANNEIWSVDHKGKFYLGNGRRCSPMTVCDSKSRYLLLAKGQYKETWWDTQKEL, encoded by the coding sequence ATGGACCAACAGCAATCATTCATACGTGATTGCCTAACGGACGAATATTCATTTTCAAGTCTTTGCAGAGCCTACAAGATTAGCCGCCAGGCGGGGTATAATCTCGTAGCTCGATACCAAGCTGAAGGAGATAATTGCTTTGCACAGCGATCTCGTCGTCCATCATCCAGTCCGAATGCGACGCCGGATTATATAATTGACCGAATCAAGTTCTGGCGTTTGCGAAAGGATAAGAATCAATGGGGAGCCAGGAAGATTCGGGTCAAACTCTTAGAGGAGTATATTGAAGAGGCGGTGCCAAGTACAACGACTATCAATAATATTCTGAAACGTGAAAAGCTGATTACTCCTAATAAGAGAAGGCGTTTAGTTGAGCCCCAGCGTCCGGTGTTTGATCCTTGCGCAAACAATGAGATATGGTCCGTAGACCATAAGGGTAAGTTCTACCTGGGGAATGGCAGAAGATGCTCTCCAATGACAGTGTGCGACTCTAAAAGCCGCTACCTACTCTTAGCTAAAGGACAGTACAAGGAGACATGGTGGGATACTCAGAAGGAGCTCTAA